Proteins encoded together in one Pseudorca crassidens isolate mPseCra1 chromosome 17, mPseCra1.hap1, whole genome shotgun sequence window:
- the FOXH1 gene encoding forkhead box protein H1: MIKGLARQPPPGLRPQLFLTTLPHCPSALRPPPGRTPAHVACFLCMGPCSNPRLGLPGGESPSQHPQRRKKRYLRHDKPPYTYLAMIALVIQAAPSRRLKLAQIIRQVQAVFPFFRDDYEGWKDSIRHNLSSNRCFRKVPKDPAKPQAKGNFWAVDVSLIPAEALRLQNTALCRRWQSRGARGAFAKDLGPYVLHGRPYRPPSPQPPPREGFSIKSLLGDSGEGAPPSSPSRSGSVRIGEEEAPTPVPTSERPLWPVCPLPGSLRAEGETSQGGNSRPSPLSPEPRAWPLHLLQGTPGPGGLPGGSHRASLWGQLPTSYLPIYTPNVVMPFAPLPPTSCPRCPPSTSTGYWGVVPETHGPPRLLWDLDALFQGVPPNKSIYDAWVSHPRDLAAPTPGWLLSWYSL; this comes from the exons ATGATAAAGGGCTTGGCCCGCCAGCCCCCGCCTGGCCTCAGGCCCCAGCTCTTCCTCACCACACTACCACACTGCCCCAGTGCCCTGCGCCCACCACCCGGCCGGACCCCTGCCCACGTTGCCTGCTTCCTCTGCATGGGGCCCTGCAGCAACCCCCGCCTGGGGCTCCCCGGGGGGGAGTCGCCCTCCCAGCACccccagaggaggaagaagagatacCTGCGGCATGACAAGCCCCCCTACACCTACTTGGCCATGATCGCCCTGGTGATCCAGGCCGCACCCTCCCGCAGGCTGAAGCTGGCCCAG ATCATCCGTCAGGTCCAGGCCGTGTTCCCCTTCTTCAGGGACGATTACGAGGGCTGGAAAGACTCCATCCGCCACAACCTCTCCTCCAACCGGTGCTTCCGCAAG GTGCCCAAAGATCCCGCGAAGCCCCAGGCCAAGGGCAACTTCTGGGCGGTCGACGTGAGCCTGATCCCAGCCGAGGCGCTGCGGCTGCAGAACACGGCCCTGTGCAGGCGCTGGCAGAGCAGGGGCGCCAGGGGAGCCTTCGCCAAGGACCTGGGCCCCTATGTGCTGCATGGCCGGCCCTACCGGCCGCCCAGTCCCCAGCCGCCGCCCCGCGAGGGCTTCAGCATAAAGTCTCTGCTAGGGGACTCCGGGGAGGGGGCGCCGCCGAGCAGCCCAAGTCGGTCAGGCTCAGTTCGCATAGGGGAGGAAGAGGCACCCACTCCAGTCCCCACCTCTGAGAGGCCTCTGTGGCCCGTCTGCCCCCTCCCAGGGTCCCTGAGAGCAGAAGGGGAGACTTCCCAGGGGGGAAACAGCAGGCCCTCGCCCCTCTCCCCTGAACCCAGAGCCTGGCCCCTGCACTTACTGCAGGGTACCCCAGGCCCTGGGGGACTCCCTGGTGGAAGCCACAGGGCCTCGCTTTGGGGGCAGCTACCTACCTCCTACTTGCCCATTTACACTCCCAACGTGGTGATGCCATTTGCCCCACTGccacccacctcctgcccccGGTGCCCCCCCTCAACCAGCACAGGCTATTGGGGGGTGGTCCCTGAAACCCATGGCCCCCCAAGGCTGCTCTGGGATCTAGATGCCCTCTTCCAGGGGGTGCCACCCAACAAAAGCATCTATGATGCGTGGGTTAGCCACCCCCGAGACCTGGCTGCCCCTACCCCAGGCTGGCTACTCTCCTGGTACAGCCTGTGA